The Bacillus zhangzhouensis region TGCATTCTGAATCCATCCTTGAGCGAAATGCTGAAATGAGAAGTAAGCATTTACGGTGATACCGTTACAGAGGAAAGAGGAAAGCATGCTTCTGCATGTTTTCAATCAGGGTGGCAACGCGAGAGCTCTCGTCCCTTTCATGGGATGAGGGTTCTTTTTATTTTTCGATAAAAAAAGGAGTGTTACACATGCTTGATATTAAACAACTGCGCACGGACTTTAATCAAATCAAAGAAAAATTAGCACACAGAGGCGAAGATTTAGCGGATTTTGATAAATTTGGTGAGCTAGATCAAAAAAGAAGAGAATTAATCGGGAAAACAGAAGAATTAAAGAGCCGAAGAAATGAAGTATCACAGCAAGTGGCCGTTTTAAAAAGAGAAAAGAAAGACGCCGATCACATTATTCAAGAAATGCGTGAAGTAGGAGAGGAGATCAAGAAGCTGGATGATGAGCTAAGAACAGTAGAAGAAAGCCTGCAGCACATCCTGTTCTCAATTCCAAATATCCCTCATGACTCTGTACCAGTTGGTGAAACAGAAGACGACAACATGGAAGTTAGAAAATGGGGCGAACAGCCAGCCTTCTCATTTGAGCCAAAACCACATTGGGAAGTAGCCGATGAGCTAAACATCCTTGATTTTGAACGTGCAGGAAAAGTGACAGGAAGCCGTTTCGTTTTTTATAAAGGGCTTGGCGCACGCTTAGAGCGCGCATTGTATAACTTTATGCTTGATTTACATGTGGATGAGTTTGGTTTTACTGAAGTGCTTCCACCTTATATGGTCAACAGAGCAAGCATGACAGGAACTGGTCAGCTTCCAAAATTCGAAGAGGATGCCTTTAAAATTCGTGAAGAAGATTACTTCCTCATTCCAACAGCGGAAGTGCCGATTACCAACATGCATCGTGATGAAATCCTCGAAGGTGAACAGCTGCCAATCAACTATGCAGCATTCAGTGCTTGCTTTAGATCAGAAGCTGGATCTGCCGGCAGAGATACACGCGGACTCATCCGTCAGCACCAATTTAATAAGGTAGAGCTCGTAAAATTTGTCAGACCAGAAGATTCTTATGAAGAATTAGAGAAACTAACAAATCAAGCAGAAAAAGTTCTTCAGCTATTGAATCTTCCATACCGTGTCATGAGCATGTGTACGGGAGATTTAGGCTTCACAGCTGCAA contains the following coding sequences:
- the serS gene encoding serine--tRNA ligase, which gives rise to MLDIKQLRTDFNQIKEKLAHRGEDLADFDKFGELDQKRRELIGKTEELKSRRNEVSQQVAVLKREKKDADHIIQEMREVGEEIKKLDDELRTVEESLQHILFSIPNIPHDSVPVGETEDDNMEVRKWGEQPAFSFEPKPHWEVADELNILDFERAGKVTGSRFVFYKGLGARLERALYNFMLDLHVDEFGFTEVLPPYMVNRASMTGTGQLPKFEEDAFKIREEDYFLIPTAEVPITNMHRDEILEGEQLPINYAAFSACFRSEAGSAGRDTRGLIRQHQFNKVELVKFVRPEDSYEELEKLTNQAEKVLQLLNLPYRVMSMCTGDLGFTAAKKYDIEVWIPSQNTYREISSCSNFEAFQARRANIRFRPEPKAKPEHVHTLNGSGLAVGRTVAAILENYQQEDGTVIIPEVLRPYMGNKEVMK